In Pedosphaera parvula Ellin514, the DNA window CCTGCGTCTCGACGAACAGGAAGTCGCCAATTCCCATTGGACCGCCCATCCCGACTGGGTCGCGCGGGAAGGGATCAAAGGCTTCGCCGGACACCCGCTCGTGTTTAAAGGAGAAATTCTCGGTGTCATGGGCATCTTCAGCCGACAATCGGTTTCCCAACAGCAGTTCCAATGGCTCAGACTCTTCGCCGATCAAGCCGCCGTTTCCATCGCCAACGCCCGCGCCTTCGAGGAAATCGAACGCCTGCGCGAACGGCTTGAACTGGAAAACGAATACCTGCGCAGCGAGGTAACGCAAAATTTCGGCGGCTTCGTCGGCCTAAGTCCCGCGCTCCAAAACATTTTCCAACAAATCGAATTGGTCGCTCCCACCGATACCAACGTTTTAATCACCGGTGAATCCGGGACCGGCAAGGAACTGGCCGCCCGCGCCATCCACGAACGCAGCAAACGCAACACTCACACCCTGGTAAAAGTAAATTGCGCCTCTGTGCCGCATGAATTGTTCGAGAGCGAATTCTTCGGCCACGTCAAAGGCGCCTTCACTGGCGCAGTTCGCGATCGCGCCGGACGCTTCGAGTTGGCCGATGGCGGAACGCTCTTTCTGGATGAAGTCGGCGAAATTCCCCTCGCCCTCCAGGGCAAATTGCTGCGCGTGCTTCAAGAGGGAGAATTCGAGCGACTGGGTGAAGACCGCACCCGCAAGGTGAACGTTCGAATCATCGCCGCCACCAATCGAAATTTGAAGGAACAGATTCTTGCCGGACACTTCCGCCAGGATCTATTCTTCCGCCTCAGCGTTTTTCCTCTGGACCTGCCGCCTCTCCGCGAACGACGTGAGGACATCCCGATCCTTGCCACTCACTTTCTAAAACTCGCCGCCGCGAGAATGAATTTTCCCACGCCGCCCTTGACTGCTTCCGACCTGCAAACTCTGACGAACTATTCCTGGCCCGGAAATATTCGAGAACTCCAAAACGTCATTGAACGCGCCGTCATCTTGTCCCGGGGCGGCACATTGCATTTCCAGCTAAACGAATCCGCCATTTCCCCCGCGCCCCATGAAACCCTCGCTGTCCCCTCAACCCAAAAGGAATGGCTCCAATCCCAACGCCCAGCCATCGAAGCCGCGTTAAAAAAGAGCGGCGGAAAAATCTACGGCCCCGACGGCGCCGCCGCCTTGCTCGGCCTCCGCCCCACGACACTCACCTCACGGATCGCCGCCCTGGGCATCAACCGACGCTAATCGATGGTCGTGTTGTTTGGAATTCCCTTACTTCCTCCTCTTTCCTCGCCCTGAAAGCCCCGAAGCGTATCAGCCCAGGGTTGGCGCACCTCTCCGTTCTCCCTGGCGCGACTACCCAGGAGGTCCAAAGGACCGGCTTTATCTTAGCCCACGCCCATCGGGCTGGGTAACTGACGCCCAAAACAATCCCGCTTCGGCCAGCGATTGATAACACCGTAACTGCGCCGAAGCGGAACCGATCGAGCCAATGATGCGTCCTCCTGGCTCGGAGTCCCGCCTTCAGGCGGTGCCTTTGTAACAACACCACCTCTCGCGAAACCCATGGCCCCATGCCACCAACTTCCGCTCATCACGGCGCATGCAACCGATAAAACACCGGCGCACCATTCACACTATTCGTCACTGCAAACTGATTGCCCAAAATCCCCGGTGCATTCGTCAACACACCCCACGCTGACCCCGGCAACAAGGAACTATTCGTCTCCACCACATAACGCGGCGCCCACGGCTCCCATTTCAACACTGCCTTGTTCGGCAAAGAGCTTATCTGCAAGGTCGGCGATGCCATCGACTCCACCCAACCGCAACGAACGGTATTATACGAGTGATCCGCAACGTAAAGATTACCATTCTTATCAAGAGCTACCGAGACAGGATTTACAAATGCTGCTTTGGTTGAAACCCCATCTAAAGGGTAACTAAATCCGGCCCGACCACCTACGGTGCTTACGACATAATCTGTCCCCACCACAGTCACTTTCCGAATCGTATAGTTGTACGAATCGGCGACATAAACATTACCTGCACTATCCACCGCCGGGCTTTCGGGCCACGTGAACAAAGCCTGGTTGTTTGTACCGTCCAGACTCCCATTTTGCTGATTGGTCGAGCCTGCAATGGTTGTCACCACCCAATTCGTTCCCTCCAATGTTAACTTTCTGATGGCGTTGTTCCCCGTATCCGCTACGTACATATTTCCTGCACTGTCCAATGCCAGTCCTATTGGAGAGTAAAAAAGAGCGTCATTATTGGTCCCATCTTTAAAGCCGTGGATTCCGGCCGCCCCCGCTATCGTGGTGACCACCCAGTTTGTCCCATCCGGCCTCAACTGGCGAATGGTGTCGTACCCATCCGTTACAAA includes these proteins:
- a CDS encoding NHL repeat containing protein, yielding MVLNNFKNIGSCCVLAAGLLLSGWGTTVKAQLFTFTTPTTGATGAGNSKDGTNTAAHFYSPQSVACDASGNVYVADYNGRVIRKVEVIGKDWVVTTIAGTNQAYGTKDGTNAEARFTGPTGLAVDASGNVFVAEGYANTIRKLSPIGTNWIVTTIAGLAGSSGSADGTNSDARFYLPYGNMACDTNGNLFVTDGYDTIRQLRPDGTNWVVTTIAGAAGIHGFKDGTNNDALFYSPIGLALDSAGNMYVADTGNNAIRKLTLEGTNWVVTTIAGSTNQQNGSLDGTNNQALFTWPESPAVDSAGNVYVADSYNYTIRKVTVVGTDYVVSTVGGRAGFSYPLDGVSTKAAFVNPVSVALDKNGNLYVADHSYNTVRCGWVESMASPTLQISSLPNKAVLKWEPWAPRYVVETNSSLLPGSAWGVLTNAPGILGNQFAVTNSVNGAPVFYRLHAP
- a CDS encoding sigma-54-dependent Fis family transcriptional regulator, with amino-acid sequence MNVDLESLLSISLAVGQARHMDAVLPLVVTGLTEKAGFALARIWLLEKPPVTTQNKPASKSTFLQLAASAGRSINDGQLWNNLHGEFARIPVGARKIGHIAERGESLRLDEQEVANSHWTAHPDWVAREGIKGFAGHPLVFKGEILGVMGIFSRQSVSQQQFQWLRLFADQAAVSIANARAFEEIERLRERLELENEYLRSEVTQNFGGFVGLSPALQNIFQQIELVAPTDTNVLITGESGTGKELAARAIHERSKRNTHTLVKVNCASVPHELFESEFFGHVKGAFTGAVRDRAGRFELADGGTLFLDEVGEIPLALQGKLLRVLQEGEFERLGEDRTRKVNVRIIAATNRNLKEQILAGHFRQDLFFRLSVFPLDLPPLRERREDIPILATHFLKLAAARMNFPTPPLTASDLQTLTNYSWPGNIRELQNVIERAVILSRGGTLHFQLNESAISPAPHETLAVPSTQKEWLQSQRPAIEAALKKSGGKIYGPDGAAALLGLRPTTLTSRIAALGINRR